The segment ctttcattaaaaacccATTTATAACATCaacttcatttattataatagaatcatctaaataaaatatctatcggcgcaagcagcttcaatgacggatgcaacatggaaataactggcatcaattattataacaccttattggtcgtcgttactattgttaaaagtaaaacgaaatcaaagagaacagaactatgtttgaattctggtttaaatatgacgtctggacgcacgacgggggactgcagagttcagcgagtgcggagcataaagaaccttcgagaaatacaagaacatttagaagaattgaagtttcattttaaaatatctggaacttactgaaacaagtgacattagagacgtcagcgaggctggcgtcctgtctttaaaataatgaatttataataaaatccgatatcagaagtgggatcgcTCCTGTGATCAGTTACTGCCGGTCttagtgtatttgtaaatCCTGATCCAGctcaagaaaataatcatccgGAGAACTTGCGTAATGAAGAACGCTCCTCAGTCTTTCATGCAAATGATGTCAACAATGCAGAGCGTGACCGAACGTTtgctactaaaaaaaaacaagggatacgattaaaattactaacaagatcatattaattttatcatcttttgATCCCGGTGATAGTGTGTGTGTTCGGGATTGATTCAAACGCATCTTTACGGCTGTAAATACGTACCAAATCAGTAACTACGACATTAgaattaaagtcttttaaagGAGCGAGCTAGAAAGTGTGCAGACGATTGGTTAGTTGCAACATCTACACAAGAGGCATTACGTGAGATCATAgctaacatttgttattatcctTTGAGCTAACCTCGTGTCCATGATGTATTCTGAAGAGAACCAAGAGATTCTGTAGGGAAGGCTTGTGGTACCGTGACAAGACAATTATACACCACAGATCTCGAGAGCGTGACCTTTGAGCTAATCGCGTGTTACCCTTGAGCTAACGACGGGTCCTTGATGTATCCAtaagagaaccatgagattccGTAGGGATGCCTTGTGGAGCCGTGAGAAGACAAGTCTACACCACAGATGTGGAGAGCGTACCTCTGAACTAATCGCGTGTTACTCTTGAGCCAACCACAGGTCCTTGCTGTATCCTTAAGAATACCATGAGATGACGTAGGGAGGCCTTGGGAAGACTTGAGTAGAAAGGTATTCACTCGATCTATAAGAACTtgcatgattttaatatcaaactactAAGAccattgctttatttaaatacgacaATAGACATACTCTTCACAGTAATATTTGCAACATGTCTGGTTAACACACGGCAGTGCCTCTACAAAAACGATGCTGTAATTCAAACGAAAGCATACTCGACTCCAAAATCCTGATCAAATACATCTATTgcgaatataactaatttctgTTCCTTTTCTGCTAACCGTGATCATGCGTTTGAATCGTGTTTCCGACGAGAAAAAGAAGATGACGccaaatttcaattcaatatcgACTGGTAAATGTACCCTAAATTAAAAGCAAGTTTGCAGTGGTGCGTATAAAAGAATCAATTGCAAATAAAACCTCTGGGAGTAGAAAACAAATCGTAAACTATTTGCGTGGATTGAGATCGGACCTtactatttcaatgaatagttaaatagttattaatgtagaaataattttctatagttCCAGGTTTTGAAACGACTACTAATATATTAACCGGAGCAGATTTATTACGTGATAAGAATACATGTGGAAAATTTAGTATCCTTGCCGATGTTTTGCACATACGAACAAGTCAATTATGCTTTGACAGTTTAGATTACAATTCAACAATCAGTCCGTTTAAATCGAAGTAATGCACCAACACATTCAAAACAGGATGGTCGAGGCGGAGAGAAGATACAAAGCTAGGTTTTTGAGAGGTCGAGCTACGATTAAAAGATTCCAGAAGggagatattgtaataataaaaatataaccccaGAAATCGGATatccctatatttaaaattttgtgaactatacaaaatccagaaaataattgagaatgattaatatcttgtaaagTGATTTTAGACCGTGGATTACTTTGAAATGTGGCACATGACCAGCTACGAATGTGGCACATGACCAGCTACGATGAGACTTCACAGCATCTGAGGGACGACACAGAATTACTAAGCAAGCAGTTAGGTGGACGGTTCGCCTACCTAATAGTTATCCGGTGagcgtatttcattttgttcaaattgctTCATTCAAACGCATTACCATTAATCATTGCTAGCAATGTGATTGTCTAACACTtagtttgagatatattactataaaagatgCATTTGGCGTGCGGATCCgaaccataacaaaaaaaaaaaaaaaaaaaaaaaaaattgtacacgggtggagacgtcttacgccaaacaaataaaaaaaaaaaaaataataaataaatatgtagacGGCTGGAAAcgtcttacgaaaaaaaaaaataaataaataaaaaaaaaaataaataaattaaaaaaaaaaataaataaataaaaaaaaaaaaaaaaaaaaaaaaaaaaaaaaaaaaaattgtacacgggtggagacgtcttacgccaaacaaataaagaaaaaaaaaaaaaaaatgtagacgGCTGGAAAcgtcttacgaaaaaaaaattaataaataaattaaaaaaaaaaaaaaatattgtacacgggtggagacgtcttacgccaaacaaataaagaaaaaaaaaaaaatgtagacgGGTGGAAAcgtcttacgaaaaaaaaaaaaaaaaaaaaaaaaaaaaaaaaaaaaaatttgtaggCGGATGGAGACGTCCTATGACATATGTTATGAATGTTCGTGTGACGCCCCAAAGCCAtaagtagattaaataattggacctgatattatgatttcgtCTCACGATGAGTCGTAATAAACAACGTAACCCATACGACaacaacaaatttgttaaccataactataacaatataaagttatctagGTTTACTGTGGAAGTACCTAGACTACATAAGTATCTCTCTCTTATCACAGAAAACAATGCAGAGCACGCATCAGTATAACCGTATCGGCATGACTTCGGATGATGAAGCATCAATTCTTGAACCTGGCCCATCTACTCTACGAGACCTGCAACGGGTACGAGAACATAACGAAAGCTAAGCAAGAGAGAACACATCACCAGGCAGGTGCAGAGCACGCACCGCCTGCCAGAATGGccgtatcggcgcaagcagcttcaatgacggatgcaacatggaaataactggcatcaattattataacaccttattggtcgtcgttactattgttaaaagtaaaacgaaatcaaagagaacagaactatgtttgaattctggtttaaatatgacgtctggacgcacgacgggggactgcagagttcagcgagtgcggagcataaagaaccttcgagaaatacaagaacatttagaagaattgaagtttcattttaaaatatctggaacttactgaaacaagtgacattagagacgtcagcgaggctggcgtcctgtctttaaaataatgaatttataataaaatccgatatatctttttaaatatgtttaatttcgttgtagaatatataattgaaaaactgCTAATGTTTTGCAACAATATTGCAATCATAAAACTTGTTTCAAACGATGGCTATTGGACGCCGCAAAGCGCTTTGTAGACAGGCGTTGTTTCCTCGCGGATTCTAGCTCGACCGGAGTTGAGTTGCTGGAAGATAGGCCACTGAATTGCTACGGGTGCCAAGGACTTGAGCACACAAGAGCGGACTGTTTATCGGGCGTATAGGGCggcagtttatatttaatttgcaatttGCAGAGCTAAGCGAGGGCAAGCAGTACCGGAGTGCTCCGCCGAATGGTCCACAAAGCTTTCCAAGGCCAAGATCGGCATCAGCCCAACAGCTGCTATTGTGTTTTTAACCAATCCGAGATCCATGGTTTGGGTTGTGGGCTCAAAGCCGGGTTCTCCTCTCAAAAATCTGAAGACCAGCATGAGTTTTTCAGTGGCTAGGCGGAGGTACTACGTTTTCATTGGCATGCACTTCTCCCCCGACGGCGTCCTGGTGGAGTTTGAATACTTCTTCAACTCTATGAGGTTGTCGATTAGTAGACAGGTGACGGGAAAGAATCTCGACCTCGCTAACTTGAATGCCACATTAAACATACAAGTTTATCTCATATGATCATGAAATAACTAGCGCTCAGTCTAGTTGGCATATAGTATAGTTGTGGTTAACATGCGATCATGAAATAACTAGCGCTCAGTCTAGTTGGCATATAGTATAGTTGTGGTTAACATGCGATCATGAAATAACTAGCGCTCAGTCTAGTTGGCATATAGTATAGTTGTAGTAAACACGCgatcatgaaataaatagcGCTCAGTCTAGTTGGCATATACTATAGTTGTGGTTAACATGTGATCATGAAATAACTAGCGCTCAGTCTAGTTGGCATATAGTATAGTTATggttaacattataaattacaactaGTCATTTGTCATAGAGCTAAGATCAATTtgaaatcatcatcatcaatcatcaataaatttgaaattaatcgTTACAGAAACTACAACCCCCTCTTTTTCATAAGGTAACAATGGCACCCCAAACCTGGAGCTTTGACTGGAGATAGTTGTTACTATAACGCgctataacaattatatgttCATAAAGCCTTCCTTTTTGAAATGTATGATTTAATTCATTCTATTAGACTGTAGTTTGAGACCTACACAAGTCAACTCGGTTGCCTGATCATATCTATGAGAGACTTAAGTCAtgaatgtattgtatttttaaatatcttggCTATTCACTGGttagtaatatttctatttttggGAAAGCAATCTCcgagtataattttattatgacaataCTAAACATTGTAGCATCAGTTGGTtttatacatcaaaataaaaacttcatagTATCTCAAGATTCGTTCCAAAACCTTATATCGAAGACCAAGACTAATTgacaattgttttaattttattttaagtttatgatCTTTAACATAGATACAAAagaattttctataaacagggatgtacaaaattataaaataggcTTTGATGCTTATATAAATGGTTGCAATGTCATTAATgctaaaatagtttattataaatccatCATCATTTGATCTCCAGTTATTATCTgacaatcatttaaatcaaatatccttttgaaaatattaaatattcccgTTTCATCATTATCGTTTAGGAACTGCGACATATAATGTTCGTGTGATTCattgttacattataaatatgtttcaaacATGTAAAGGTGTACTCGTGGTATTGTCTTTTCTTATAATTGCTGCACGTTGTGTAAGTCCCATTTACTTAAGACTGGTACTTACCTGAGGAAgtgtaaaaaacatatactgTTTCTTTTTAGGGATTGGAAATAATACCAGAGCGGACGAAGGTTATTTATGTCaatcaaaaatacttttataatttaagccTTGAGGTAAAGAAATATAGCAGAACCAGCCCATACTACTATAACGTGGATGTGACGACCAAACAACCATGGACTAACAACGTTACGGTTTGTTTAGTTTGATGAGATATAAGAAACCACAcacattttatgaatattcaaagacaaattttattcttgtCTCTATAGACTATCGGAGTTCTTGATTTGTGTTTTTCTCCAATTTTTTTGCTTGCCCAATAATTATTCGATATTTTTCAGTTGCACATCAGTTTTAATGAGTACGTCCAGAACGAGTATCGTAGTTCATTTATTGAGCTGCATCGAAAGTTCTGTGACTTAATGAAATTCGACAAAATTATTGGAAATATGATCAAATATTTCGGAATAGATTGCCCGTTGCCAGCTGTAAGATATGATtgaatttatacttttagaaTAATGcggaatatttatagtaaaatatatttgtgttttaggGTACGCTGAGATTGATCAACGTAACAGTAGTTCTAAACACACTTCCAAACGTGTTTCCATTTCAAAAATGTCGCATTGCCACTGAAGTAAAAATCACTGCTACAAATGAATCAATGACCGTGTTTCATAATTACGTTACATTTAAAGATACGAAACGTACTGGATGATTGAATAACTGATTGCATTAGcaacatgtatattttgtgttattacAGAAGAGGAAAACTTTATTGATTATACAaagttcgttttttttttctatcatgactacgtttttatttttattaacgatTTCCACCCCAAGTAACTATTCTGTAGTAGACGTAGTATCAGCGGTTCTACTTTACTTTTTATCTCAACAGTCTCATTATCAACATATATATCTTGATAAAACCACACCTTTACAAACTCCAAAGTGTAGatactatattattgttatgtgTGGTTATAATTCTATCTCCATATAAGACAATAATTTCAACTTGCCAGCATTAACAAATTGATTCACCAACAAACGCCGATAATACATAAACAACACCAATGTTCTCAGTCCTTTGTGGTCCTGAAGCAAAACATTTGCTCAGTTGaagataaataaacacaattaaagaaaataactttCGAGATCAAAATATGCTCGAAGATCTTTTAGTCACGCAATTTAGTTTCTTGTTACTTATTCAGGCAATCAGATATTTTGTTCTCTCATAAACATCAAGTACGATTGCGTCAAGGAAACTTCACGTTTTTACcgggtttaaaaataactcgGGTTACTAACTGTAACTGCTTGGATGGCACTTGCTAGCCATTGTTGGAAATGTGAATGATGCACATCGTTAGTATATGATGAAGATAGGTTGTTCTAGTGAGAGGACAGGAAatgactaaattaaaatatcggtTTTGATACTAACATAAATGTTTGTGAAAtcatgaacattttattactttcattaaaaacccatttattatatcaacttcatttattataatagaatcatctaaataaaatatgtttaatttcgttgtagaatatataattgaaaaactcCTAATGTTTGGCAACAATATTGCAATCATGAAACTTGTTTCAAACGATGGCTATTGGACGCCGCAAAGCGCTTTGTAGACAGGCGTTGTTTCCTCGTGGATTCTAGCTCGACCGGAGTTGAGCTGTTGGAAGATAGCCCACTGAATTGCTACGGGTGCCAAGGACTTGAGCACACAAGAGCGGACTGTTTATCGGGCGTATAGGGCggcagtttatatttaatttgcaatttGCAGAGCTAAGCGAGGGCAAGCAGTACCGGAGTGCTCCGCCGAATGCTCCACCGAGCTTTCCAAGGCCAAGATCGGCATCAGCCCAACAGCTGCTATTGTGTTTTGAACCAATCCGGCTTTTAAGGAGGCCAAGATTCTATACAAAGCGGACATGTCTACTTCTAGATGAACCTCAACCACTCCTCCAGGGCGCAGGATATGTTTATCTAAACTATAGGggaatgttatatatgtaggtatatccGTGGCCTGCAGGCCTAACTTTATCCCCTATATCCTAATTGATAAGCAACACTGTTAGATCCTTGGTTTGGGTTCTGGGCTCAAAGCCGGGTTCTCCTCTCACCACTTTGAAGACCAGCCCGAGTTCGGTAGTGTCTAGGCGGAGGTAGTACGTTGTCATTGGCATGCTCTTCGCCCCCGACAGCGTCCTGGTGGAGTTTGAATAGCTTCTTCAACTCTATCAGGTTGTCGATTAGTAAACAGGTGACGGGAAATAATCTCGACCTCGCCAACTTGAATGCCAAATCTATGAACTTTATCTCATGCGATCATGAAATAACTAGCGCTAAGTCAGTTGGCATATACTATAGTTGTGGTTAACATGCGATCATGAAATAACTAGCGCTCAGTCTATTTGGCATATAGTATAGTTGTGGTTAACATGCAATCATGAAATAACTAGCGCTCAGTCTAGTTGGCATATAGTATAGTTGTGGTTAACATGCAATCATGAAATAACTAGCGCTCAGTCTAGTTTGCATATACTATAGTTGTGGTTAACATGCGATCATGAAATAACTAGCGCTCAGTCTATTTGTCATATAGTATAGTTGTGGTTAACATGCGATCATGAAATAACTAGCGCTCAGTCTAGTTGGCATATAGTATAGTTGTGGTTAACATGCAATCATGAAATAACTAGCGCTCAGTCTGGTTGGCATATAGTATAGTTGTAGTAAACACGCgatcatgaaataaatagcGCTCAGTCTAGTTGGCATGAAGTATAGTTATggttaacattataaattacaactaGTCATTTGTCATAAAGCTAAGatcaatttgaaattatcatcatcaatcgtcaataaatttgaaataaatcgtTACAGAAACTACAACCCCCTCTTTTTCATAAGGTAACAATGGCACCCCAAACCTGGAGCTTTGACTGGAGATAGTTGTTACTATAACGCgctataacaattatatgttCATAAAGCCTTCCTTTTTGAAATGTATGATTTAATTCATTCTATAAGACTGTAGTTTGAGACCTACACAAGTCAAATCGGTTGCCTGATCATATCTATGAGAGACTTAAGTCaagaatatattgtatttttaaatatctttgctATTCACTGGttagtaatatttctatttttggGAAAGCAATCTCcgagtataattttattatgacaataCTAAACATTGTAGTATAAGTTGGTTTTATACATCAGAATAAAAACTTCATAGTAGCTCAAGATTCGTTCCAAAACTTTATATCGAAGACCAAGACTAATTGactattgttttgattttattttaagtttatgatCTTTAACATAGATACAAAagaattttctataaacagggatgtacaaaattataaaataggcTTTGATGCTTATATAAATGGTTGTAACGTCATTAATgctaaaatagtttattataaatccatCATCATTTGATCTCCAGTTATTATCTcacaatcatttaaatcaaatatccttttgaaaatatcaaattttccCGTTTCATCATTATCGTTTAGGAACTGCGACATATAATGTTCGTGTGATTCAgtgttacattataaatatgtttcaaacATGTAAAGGTGTACTCGTGGTATTGTCTTTTCTTATAATTGCTGCACGTTGTGTAAGTCACATTTACTTAAGACTGGTACTTACCTGAGGAAGtgtaaaaaacatattctgtTTCTTTTTAGGGATTGGAAATAATACCGGAGCGGGCGAAGGTTATTTATGTCaatcaaaaatacttttataatttaagccTTGAGGTAAAGAAATATAGCAGAACCAGCCCATACTACTTTAACTTAGATATGACGACCAAACAACCATGGACTAACAACGTTACGGTTTGTTTAGTTTgatgacattttatatatattcttttgcaTACACAAACACCTCAAAGTCAAAATTTATTCTTGTCTCTACAGACTATCTTTGATTGTGcttttgttttgtgtttttcTCCAATTTTATTGCATGCCCAAAAATTATTCGATATTTTTCAGTTGCACATCAGTTTTAATGAGGACGTCCAGAACGAGTATCGTAGTTCATTTATTGAGATGCATCGAAAGTTCTGTGACTTAATGAAATTCGACaaatttattggaaatatGATCAAATATTTCGGAATAGATTGCCCGTTGCCAGCTGTaagatatgatttaaattatactttgaGAATAATACGGAATATTTatggtaaaatatatttgtgtttaagGGTACGCTGAGATTGATCAACGTAACAGTAGTCCTAGACACACTTCCAAACGTGTTTCCATTTCAAAAATGTCGCATTGCCACTGAAGTAAAAATCACTGCTACAAATGAATCAATGACCGTGTTTCATAATTACGTTACATTTAAAGATACGAAACATGCTGGATGATTGAATTACTCATTGCATTAGcaacatgtatattttgtgttattacAAAAGAGGAAAACTTTATTGATTATACAAagttcgtttttttttctatcatgactacgtttttatttttattaaccatTTCTACCCCAAGTAACTATTCTGTAGTAGACGTAGTATCAGCGGTTCTACTTTACTTTTTCTCATTATCAACAGTCTCATTATCAACATATATATCTTGATAAAACTACACCTTTACAAACTCCAAAATGTAGATACTATATTATTGTTGTGTGTGGTTACAATTGTCTCTCGATATAAGACAATAATTTCAACTTGCCAGCATTAACAAATTGATTCACCAACAAACGCCGATAATACATAAACAACACCAATGTTCTCAGTCCTTTGTGGTCCTGAAGCAAAACATTTGCTCAGTTGaagataaataaacacaattaaagaaaataactttCGAGATCAAAATATGCTCGAAGATCTTTTAGTCACGCAATTTAGTTTCTTGTTACTTATTCAGGCAATCAGATATTTTGTTCTCTCATAAACATCAAGTACGATTGCGTCAAGGAAACTTCACGTTTTTACcgggtttaaaaataactcgGGTTACTAACTGTAACTGCTTGGATGGC is part of the Danaus plexippus chromosome 9 unlocalized genomic scaffold, MEX_DaPlex mxdp_26, whole genome shotgun sequence genome and harbors:
- the LOC133320171 gene encoding uncharacterized protein LOC133320171, whose product is MFQTCKGVLVVLSFLIIAARCGLEIIPERAKVIYVNQKYFYNLSLEVKKYSRTSPYYFNLDMTTKQPWTNNVTLHISFNEDVQNEYRSSFIEMHRKFCDLMKFDKFIGNMIKYFGIDCPLPAGTLRLINVTVVLDTLPNVFPFQKCRIATEVKITATNESMTVAKRGQAVPECSAECSTELSKAKIGISPTAAIVFLTNPRSMVWVVGSKPGSPLKNLKTSMSFSVARRRYYVFIGMHFSPDGVLVEFEYFFNSMKLSISRQVTGKNLDLANLNATLYIQVYLI
- the LOC133320152 gene encoding uncharacterized protein LOC133320152, which translates into the protein MFQTCKGVLVVLSFLIIAARCGLEIIPERTKVIYVNQKYFYNLSLEVKKYSRTSPYYYNVDVTTKQPWTNNVTLHISFNEYVQNEYRSSFIELHRKFCDLMKFDKIIGNMIKYFGIDCPLPAGTLRLINVTVVLNTLPNVFPFQKCRIATEVKITATNESMTVFHNYVTFKDTKRTG